One window of Lagenorhynchus albirostris chromosome 16, mLagAlb1.1, whole genome shotgun sequence genomic DNA carries:
- the LOC132507344 gene encoding cytochrome b-c1 complex subunit 8-like, with amino-acid sequence MGSRWILRCRGRGDLGAAATLGREFGHLMRVRPVITYSLSPLEQRAFPHCFSKGVPNMLHRTQACILRVVPPLVVFYFVYTCGTQEFEKSKRKNPAAYENDK; translated from the coding sequence ATGGGAAGCCGGTGGATTCTGCGCTGCAGAGGGAGAGGTGACCTCGGCGCCGCAGCAACCCTGGGCCGCGAGTTTGGGCATCTGATGCGGGTGCGGCCTGTGATCACCTACAGCTTGTCGCCCTTGGAGCAGCGCGCCTTCCCGCACTGCTTCAGCAAGGGCGTTCCCAACATGCTGCACCGCACTCAGGCGTGCATCCTTCGCGTCGTGCCACCACTTGTAGTGTTTTATTTTGTCTACACATGCGGAACACAGGAGTTTgagaaatccaagaggaagaaTCCAGCTGCCTATGAAAATGACAAATGA